In Epinephelus lanceolatus isolate andai-2023 chromosome 7, ASM4190304v1, whole genome shotgun sequence, the genomic stretch ATGGGAAACAGCAGATGGCAATGTTGTAAAAAGAACACAGTGGTAGGATCCTTATGTCTGCTCTCAGCTCAAGAGATTTGCATTTTATTCACTAGGTTGGATAATTGGAAACATctgttatatttatttacaatagCGTAAAGCACATTCCTGTCAGTGTTAAAAAGAAATGAGAAGAGTTAGTTTATGTAGTCCTTACTATAAGTGTCTTATTATGTTGCATCCAGGGCTTGGATCCCAGCTGGTATGGCGGAAAGGTGACCAGACATCAAGCTGAAGCTGCTCTCAGAGAGGTGAACAAGGTCAGGTGTTGCCCGTCACGGTCTCATATatctcatcctcctcttcctggagcacagacgcagacacacacataaacacaaaccatGCAGGTGAAATTATACAGGATTTGACTTGCAGTATCACATTGAACTGActctatgtgtctgtgtgtgcatggatTTGTCCATATTTGTGTCTTTAGGATGGGGCATTTGTGGTAAGGGACAGCACACAAGGCGCGGTTGAGCACCCCTACACCCTAATGCTGCTGAAAGAAGGCAGGGTTTACAACATTATGATTCGTAACCAAGGCAACTCCTACTCCCTCGGCACTGGCCTCAAAAATACCAAGGTAAACTAAAAATGATGATGCCATTAACTATGATGTTAAAATGAGAGGAAAAGTCTGTATTCACTTAAACTGAAAAGTTCACATCTTGTGGCACGCCTCGGGGAGTGTTTGATGCTGACTTGTGCTGCGCTGCATCATTAGGTCCctgtcatctttttttgtgtgctgctgtgctgtAGAGTTTCCCCGGGGTGAAGGAGATGATtacccatcacacacacactccactgcTGCTCATTGATGCCACAGACCAGAGCTCTGAAGCGCCGAGCCAGTGTTGTCTGCTGCACCCTGCGGGACTCTGACCAGCACCAACACCAAGCTTAATGTGGGTGTTTGCATCTGCCTCTGTATGCTAATTTGTGCGCATGCATACTTGTGGCTTTTTTAGAAGCCTTTTTGGAACAAAACAAACGTCACAATTTTCGCAAACACAAAAGGTCATTATTACataattcttttctttttttttgcttacttcatttgtatttttagcAAACAGAATGAAAGAATGATTTTGGCAAAGCTTATGGTGTATATTCCATTAAACTATGttttacacaagcacacaacaTTACCTTTGTTCTTCATGCCTCAGTGTCATGTCAAGCTGGGGGCTGCTGCTTCAGAGCCTCTTGGATTTTCAGAAACACCGACTTGTCAGGGTGGCCAACACAAACGATCAGATCACATTGCCTCAGCTGGGTTCGCACTGCAGGCATAAGACAAATACCTTGTCTCACAAGTGCCTCAGGTCACCACAGTTTTAAGATGTTCAGAAGTCACGTTCCAAAAAATATAAGGCTTCACACCAAGGACGATAGTACCTAATAGGAAATGACCTGAATGATaaacttaaaggtatactatgcaggattatctttaaaaaaaaaaaaacacaatgtagAGACTCATACAGAAGGAATCGCTCTCAGTCTTCACGTATGACCTCCTGGAAGTGTGTAGGGGTTtctttatctgcagagactctgccctctgcctgtattttcttattttcttcttatctaACTGTGTTCTGGATGTTACTGTGCACCACATGCAGGTGAGGTCATGCCTGTATATAAAGGTAGCACGTAGGTGCAAGACAgtaagcagcatgcatccaaaaggaagctacaaaaatcatGGACACAGCGctgaaaaacaaagcaaacaagagtgaatctggggttggcttttactttctatTTTGCTGACAATagtgtttactaacagtaactgacaattcctgcatGATATACCTTTATCAGTGTACACTCCTCTCTATTTTGTCCTGTTATAAAGCAGTATTCACTGTATCTGACACAAAGATACGATACTCACACAGAAGTAACTCGCCTGAACAACGTAAATTGTTTGTGATCATTGACAAACTGCTATTTATTCGgatatattcaaatattctaCACATAAAATCTAACCAGGGTTTGAAAATGTTGTGTGTAAGCTCTGGGAAACTGATTAATACTGTAAAATTCACTCAAAACACTCAGATTAAACAGAACAGAATTGTTCTATAATGCAATCCACAATGAAAAAGAGAAGCAACTCACAGCTGGAACAATTATAACTTTTTAGGGGGTGAGACAGCACACACAAACTAAATGACTAAATGAGTATTTCACATCTGGGATAACaattttcttcttgttttagTGGGTTTTAAACTCAAAATTGACAACAGCTCTCTACGATAACAGGTTGATTGACATCTGCTCAAGCATATCTTTTACAATTTCTGATAAGAAACTGTAAAAGATATGCTTGAGCAGATGTCAACTGAAATGAAACAACTTTATTTTATGCTATTATAATAGCGTAAAATAAAGTTGTTTCATTTCCTATGAACTACAAGCCAAAACAAtatagtgttaaaaaaaaagtggaggGGCGACAGCCAATACTGACACCAAAcctctgatgtttgttttcaggCGTTGAGTTATTGAAATAAGCAGATAGCTCTAATCAAGTAAGACAACAAGCAGACAACTGTGACAGCCTCTTTGCCCACAACTGTCCCCCCTGGCAAAAAAAGAAGTTGCAACATTATGCCTCACATCAAATGGCATGATGGACAACCATGTGAGGGAAATCCTTCCGTTAGTCCTATCTGCCCATCAGCAGAGTGCGAACTGACAGACATCATGTAGCATCGTGTAACGCTGCACCACTGACATCTACGAGCGAGGCTAATTTGTGCAGCAGTTGGTGCACAGTAATCCATTTTTGGCTATCACATTTCAGATCTAGGGTAACAGTTACATCATGTGCTTTGCATATTTGCAAATCGATCATAAAGGTCACCTTACTGGCATAATTGATGCTTACTGACATTTTGGAGGTGTGCAGGGAGTGGATGGGGATAAACTTGTTGTACATACATGCCAGTTGATCCATGCAGTTAGACAAGGAGTCCAGCCCTTTCAGTATGTTTTCCAGATCAGTGCAGGCAGTTGAAGTAGCTTGCTCTGtgctcttctctgtgttctccatctgaaaaataaatgcataagaACAAAACCGTTTATGTCAACTATTAATTTATATAACACACAAAATCTAACAAACTTATGCTGGTGTAACATTccaattaaaacaaacataaaatgacACAGATACAATAAAACAGATGTCATGCATGTACATCTATGTCTATAAAAAcccacaacacattctcatttattttgttttttattattattattattattcagtgtAACAGATCAGAGCAGAACAAAACACTTTGGTACCTACGAAACAAAGTTTGGAGATCATACTAACATCAAGTAACAACTATCAAAGAGATGCAGTCTGCACATTACTGAATGAAACATACTGTTTTACACCAGAGAGCAGAAAAATCAGTCCACATACCTGCTTCTTCcaagtaaaaatgaaaacagagctttagCATTTACTTTAAAAGATTTAAATACTCCATCAGCCATTGTCCCTACTGTTTAGTACAGTATTCTTGTGTAAACTTTGACATCACATCTGAGTAGTAGCTATGACAGTAAGCTCGGGACATGTGCCCATCTCTGGCTCCTGCTCTTGGTCTCCACACACAACTGCTCTGCATTTATGATGGGCTTCTTCCAGTTTCTGCATGGAGTCCCACAGCTCAGGACTGGTCCTCAGCGCCGCCATGTCATAACACATCCAGGTGAGCTGCACTACAGGTGGACAGAGGGGGATAATATCTGTATTAACACAGCTCCAAGCCAAACCTGAGTCTTCGAATGCAAAGATATTAACTGAAGTCTTCCTAACACCGTGTGACAATGCATTGAGACACAGTAACGTTAACACACCTGATAAATTTTCAGTGTCTTCTATGAGTCTCTCCAAATCCCTTTTCATCTCCAACACGTCGTCGCTGCTGCTCTGCGGTGGCTCGGGAAGTGATTCTGCATCGGCCATCTAAATAAATCGGTAACGTTCACATTATATGACTTTAATCAGCCGTCGGTTAATCGCGAATAAACTTCTCCGCAACAAAAAACTTAAGCTAACTTAAGTGGCACCGGCAAGCCGTTACTGACATTAGGTCACGGCAAacgttagttagctagctagcttacgACGCTGCGGTGTAACTGTTAGCAAGGTCGAGTTAGCATGATATTATAGTTGATATGAAGTTTTTGACTGATTTCGACATGTCAACAGGAATAATGGTATTCCCAAACGCTAGCAGGAATTTTTATGAGCAGTTTGTGGGGTAAGATGTGTTATTTAATTATAAACTGTGCAAAAACTTACGGTAGAGGGCGTTTCTTCAGTAAGTCAGTTTGAAATAGAAAGAGCTCGCGCTAATTTGAGGGAATAAAACGACGCAATGCGCATTTTCGTGATGACGTCAACTTCCT encodes the following:
- the syce3 gene encoding synaptonemal complex central element protein 3, with product MADAESLPEPPQSSSDDVLEMKRDLERLIEDTENLSVQLTWMCYDMAALRTSPELWDSMQKLEEAHHKCRAVVCGDQEQEPEMGTCPELTVIATTQM